The sequence below is a genomic window from Glycine max cultivar Williams 82 chromosome 20, Glycine_max_v4.0, whole genome shotgun sequence.
CTACTAAAATTATGGCTTCAAAAAGACAATTTACAAATCATCTTTGAAGCCACAATATGCATGTGGAAAGACAATATTTTCCCTtcaatcttttttcttatttttgggtCTCTTAAATGCAATTCCTCACCTTTTAGTGCCTCCTCTggtttaattagttaaaaaatttagtatcaataaatattactattatGGGCAATTAATTAGGCCATGTAAATCAAAATGAATTAGCATTAATGTACGaggcattaaaacaaaaattcaaaccttcattaaatagatataaataaGTGTGAGATTTTCAAGAGTAGTAAATGTTTCTTCTGTGCAGATTCCCAtgacttttttctctcttgtgtGTATTGAAAAATGAACTGCTTCACCCCATTGGCTATGTGATTGAACGCATGATAAATGTTAGTAGCATCTTCCATAAATCCGCTACCATGCTTCATCAGTAAACCAACCCACCACATAGCCGATTCACTACTCGCACGGCACATGCACCCTCCTCTATCTCTCTCTGCAGCATAAGCACAGCATCATAGACCCTTTCTCAAAAAATAGGGTTCCTCCGTTAGGGCTAGAGGTCACACCATCTTACACTATACTAACCCCTAGCCAGCCAGCGAGGTGAAGTTTCGAACCTTCTAAcgtgattttgtttttgtttattgatcTGTCATTGCATGCATCtctattttaaactaattaaaataaaaataacgttGGTCGCCTATTATGTTGATTTAATTAACTATTCTTGTGTTTAGTCATCTGATCTGATGAGTAttgttagtttattaatttttgtcaacgtgggaaatttgaattacaattatttttttccaaccaTCAAAGCGAATCTTATAAcccattaaacaaaaaaaaataataattatatatggtgGGGTGTGGGGTGTGTGTGTTTAAGTTTCAGTTTGAGTGCTTGGGGGTGCAATGGCGGGAGTGAGGGAACAGGACCAGTACATGCCGATAGCGAACGTGATAAGGATCATGCGTCGGATTCTGCCAGCGCACGCGAAGATCTCAGACGACGCGAAGGAGACGATCCAGGAGTGCGTGTCTGAGTACATCAGTTTCATCACGGCGGAGGCGAACGAGCGGTGCCAGCGGGAGCAGCGGAAGACGGTGACCGCAGAGGATGTGTTGTGGGCGATGGAGAAGCTTGGCTTTGACAACTACGCTCACCCTCTCTCTCTTTACCTTCACCGCTACCGCGAGAGTGA
It includes:
- the LOC547959 gene encoding nuclear transcription factor Y subunit B-6, with protein sequence MAGVREQDQYMPIANVIRIMRRILPAHAKISDDAKETIQECVSEYISFITAEANERCQREQRKTVTAEDVLWAMEKLGFDNYAHPLSLYLHRYRESEGEPASVRRASSAMGINNNMVHPPYINSHGFGMFDFDPSSQGFYRDDHNAASGSGGFVAPFDPYANIKRDAL